Proteins found in one Spirochaetota bacterium genomic segment:
- a CDS encoding TIGR00725 family protein — protein MKKTQIVIIGSADDTLHNDIAYAIGAFIAKNGWVLITGGRTGVMEAASKGAHEHGGTVVGILPFDSFHGANPYCDIVIPTGIGFARNSMNVLSADVVIAIGGKAGTLTELAYAWHYGKPIICCVFTGGWSRRIVDQPIDDRNNGCIFAAYSLDEVFEILQKLVNKV, from the coding sequence ATGAAAAAAACTCAGATTGTCATTATAGGCTCAGCTGATGATACACTTCATAATGATATAGCGTATGCAATAGGAGCATTTATAGCAAAAAACGGATGGGTGCTTATTACTGGCGGACGAACAGGAGTAATGGAAGCTGCTTCAAAGGGTGCTCATGAGCACGGTGGTACTGTGGTAGGAATATTACCATTTGACAGCTTTCATGGCGCCAATCCTTATTGCGATATTGTTATCCCTACAGGCATAGGTTTTGCCCGAAATAGCATGAATGTGCTTTCGGCAGATGTTGTTATAGCTATAGGCGGCAAAGCCGGCACCTTAACAGAACTTGCATATGCATGGCACTATGGAAAACCTATAATTTGCTGTGTATTCACCGGAGGATGGAGCAGGAGGATTGTTGACCAGCCCATAGATGACCGAAATAACGGTTGTATTTTTGCTGCATACTCATTAGATGAGGTGTTTGAAATTTTACAAAAGCTGGTAAATAAAGTATAA